Genomic window (Salinibacterium sp. M195):
CGCTAAACTTGCTCAGTGACTATTCGCCTGTATGACACTCGGAGTGCCAGCCTCGTCGACCTCGAACCCCGTGAGCCGGGCAAAGTAGGTATCTACGTGTGCGGCCCCACGGTGCAGTCCGCACCTCATATTGGACATCTTCGCTCGGCGCTCGTCTACGACATTTGGCGCCGCTGGCTAATGTACCGTGGCCTCGACGTCACTCTGGTGCGCAATGTCACTGACATCGACGACAAGATTTTGAGCAAGGCAGTGGATGCCGCGGCTGGCGGCTCGACTGAAGAGTGGTGGGCGCTTGCCTACCGAACTGAACTCGAATTTACCGCTGGGTACAACGAACTCGGCATTCTGCCGCCGACCTACGAACCGCGCGCTACCGCGAATATCTCTGAGATGCGCGACTTGATCGCGAAACTCATCGAGCGTGGCCACGCCTATGCAGCCGCAGATGACTCCGGCGATGTCTACTTTGATACCCAGTCGTGGCCTACCTATGGTGAGCTCACTCGCCAGAGCCCTGACGACATGGTTGCTGCCACAGATGCCGATCCGCGTTCCAAACGCAACGCCCCTGATTTTGCGCTGTGGAAGGGAAGCAAGCCCGCCGAACCGGAGTCAGCATCCTGGTCGTCGCCCTGGGGTGACGGGCGTCCGGGATGGCATATTGAATGCTCTGCCATGTCTCGCCGGTATTTGGGCGGTGCGTTCGATATCCACGGTGGTGGCCTCGATCTGCGATTCCCGCATCACGAGAACGAACTCGCACAGTCAACGGCAGCTGGCGATGATTTCGCGAGACACTGGGTGCACAACGGCATGGTCAATGTGAATGGCCAGAAGATGTCGAAGTCGCTTGGCAACTCGGTTTTTGCCCGTGATCTGCTGGATGCCGCCCGTCCCATCGTTGTTCGCTACCTGCTGGGGGCGGCCCACTATCGTTCAACAATCGACTACACCGATGGTTCGCTCGATGAAGCTGAGGCTGCATTCGAACGCCTTGAAGTGTTCATTGAGCGCGCGACCCGTCGACTGCGCGATACCCGCTTCGATGTCGCCAACCTCAACGAGGTTCCGGATGACTTTGCCGAAGCAATGGATGACGATCTTGCGGTGCCGCAGGCACTTGCCGTAGTTCACGATACAATTCGTTCAGGCAATGCCGCGCTCGACGATGGAGATCTCGCGGCAGTCGCCACCGCGCGATCACAAGTGGTCGCGATGGCACAGGTCTTGGGTATCAACCCACTAGATCCACGATGGGGTTCTGATCGTTCAGAACCGGCCGTTGCTGCACTGTCAGCACTGGTTGAGAAACTCATTGAGGATCGCAATACGGCCCGCTCAGCAAAGGATTTTGCTGTTGCGGACCGAATCCGTGATGAACTATCAGCGGCGGGCATCACTGTAGAGGATGACTCGACCGGATCGCATTGGAGCTTGCCGTGAATAATCGGCGCTTCCGACAGGAGCAACACTCGTGAAAAACCCAGCTAACACACCCCGCGCAGGAGCGGTCCGCAAGGGCCGCAAGGGCCCCCAGGTCGGCTCGGGAGGCCAGGGACGTCAAGCTCTCGAAGGTCGTAAGCCCACCCCCAAAGCAGAAGACCGTCCGTATCACCCCGCGGGCAAGCGCAAAGCTGCTGCCGAGCGCTATGAAGCGGCCGGAGGAACCCGCCGTAACAGCGGCAAGCCCTCCGAGGGCGGCCAGCGTCCGAGCCAGCCCAGCCGGTCGCGCGTAGCAAAGTCTGCCGATGAGTCGGAGATGGTCACCGGTCGCAACTCAGTACTTGAGGCGTTGCGCGCTAAAATTCCCGCTCACACTCTGTACATGGCCGCGCGGATCGAATATGACGACCGTGTCAAAGAGATCCTGAAACTCGCTACTGCTCGCAACCTTGCGGTGCTCGAGGTAATGCGTCCAGAACTCGACCGCCTTGCCGGTTTCGATTCTGTGCACCAGGGCTTCGCCCTCAAGGTGCCGCCGTATGAGTATGCGCATCCAATGGAGCTGCTCGACAAGGTGGAGGCTCGCGGCCAAGTTCCGCTGCTCGTCGCCCTCGACGGCATCACTGATCCTCGGAACCTCGGCGCTATCGTGCGCTCGGTTGCCGCGTTTGGTGGCCAGGGCGTTATTGTTCCGCAGCGTCGCTCGGTCGGCATGACGGCATCCGCGTGGAAGACCTCTGCCGGCGCTGCCGCTCGCACCCCTGTTGCTATGGCGAACAACCTCACGCAGATGATCAAGGAGTACAAGAAGCGCGGAGTCTTCGTGCTTGGTCTTGACGGCGATGGGGATGTATCGCTTCCTTCGCTTCCCTTGGCAAAAGAACCCGTGTTGATCGTTGTCGGTAGCGAAGGCAAAGGGCTGTCGCGTCTTGTCACCGAGAACTGTGACGCAATTGTCTCAATCCCGATCAGTGCAGCGACTGAGTCGCTCAACGCGGGAATTGCTGCCAGTGTCACGCTGTACGAGATCTCGAAGCTGCGTCAAGCAGCTCGCAAGAAGAAGAAGTAGTTCATTTAGAGCGACAAAGAGCCGCTGTTCCTTCGGGAACAGCGGCTCTTTGCTTTGGCTGAGATAGCGCGAGTGTGGCTACGTGCCGCTCACGGCATCCAGTGCGGCGGTGATGTCGTTCATGAGGTCTTCGACGTGCTCAAGACCGATCGAGATGCGCACGATACCGGCTCCCGGCTTTGCCTCCGAGGCGACCGGACGATGAGTGAGCGATGCTGGGTGCTGCACCAGAGTGTCGATTCCGCCGAGCGAGACCGCATGGGTGATGAGTTTCACCGACTCGGTGAACTTGGCTGCAGCGTCGTAGCCGCCGGCCAAATCCAGAGCGATCAGCGAACCGGCTCCCGCTGACTGTGTGCCGATAAGGCCGGCAGGGTCCTGACCCGGCAGGCCGGGGTAGAGCACGCGAGCGAGCGCGGGATGCCCGTCGAGACGGCGAGCAAGTTCTCCCGCGGTTTCTTGTTGGGCGCGCACTCGCAGGGGCAGAGTGCGTAATCCGCGGTGCAGCAGGTACGCGGCAAAGGGGTGCAAAACGCCACCGGTGAGGGCGCGAACGTTGCGAAGGCTCTTGGCGTGAGCTTCACTGGTAGCGATGACGCCGCCCATGACGTCTCCGTGGCCGCCGAGGTACTTGGTCGCACTGTGCAGCACCATGGCGGCACCGAGTTCGATAGGGCGTTGCAACACGGGAGTCGCGAAGGTGTTGTCAACGAGAACAGGAACGTTGCCTGCCGCTGCGATGATCTTCTTGATGTCGACGAGCTCAAGCGTGGGGTTGGCGGGGGACTCGATAACAACGAGTCCGGTATCAGCCTGAATCGCCTCCGCAACAGAGTCGGCGTCGGCCCACGTGACGGTCGTGCCGAGCAATCCGTTGTCGAGCACGTGGTCGCTTCCGCCATACAGTGGGCGAACGCCAACAACGTGAGGTCGACCGGCGGAGGCGATGGAGATGAGCACTGCGGCGAGAGCCGCCATGCCGCTGGCGTACGCGACGGCGGCTTCAGCGCCTTCTAACGCAGCGAGGCTATCTTCGAAGCGCGCAACACCAGGCTGCCACAGGCGCTGGTAAACGGCGGAGTGGCCATCGATGATGGGGTTTCCTCCGGCGAGGTTCTCGTAAGAGTCTCCGCCTTCCTCGACATTGGGAAGGGGGTTGGTTGTCGACAGGTCGATAGAGGGAACGTGTTGGCCAGATTCCTGAACGCCCTCCATTCCTGCGTGAACAGCAAGAGTTTCGAGGTGGATATCGTGTGGCAGCATGTCTTGATATCAGCAGAAACTTCGCCAGAAATCAACTCTGATGCAACATCTTCACCAAACATGACGTATTCCGCATAAACTGCGGGCAAGGAGGCCACCGTGACCGCACCCAGAACCCTGCCCATCGACTCGATTGACCGGGCGATCCTTGCCAGCCTTGCGACGAATGCCCGAATGTCGGGTTCAGCGCTCGCGTCAGCCGCGGGAGTGGCAGAGTCGACAGTTTCCCAGCGACTTCGCCGCCTGCACGACGAAGGTTATGTTCGTGGCTTTCACGCTGACATCGATGTCGCCAAGCTCGGTATGAGCGTGCAAGCACTCATCTCTATCAAGCTCGTGAAACATGTGCGCGAAGATGTGGATGCCTTCCGCAGCGCTGCTCCGCACTGGCCTGGCGTGCTGGCGTTCTTCCACACCGGCGGTGCCGACGACTACCTGCTGCATGTTGCCGCTCATAGCGCGGCAGAGCTGCGCGACTTCATGCTGACGTATTTGGCGAGTCACCCCGCTGTTTCCCACACGGAAACGAACCTCGTGTTCGAGCATGTGACCGGTCGCGGTCTCGAGCAGCTGTTGTCCTAAACGGTGAGGCGCCAGTCGTTGCCGTCGGCTGAATCGTCATCTTCATTGTCGTCGAGCTCGCTGCCGGGGATAGTGATCGGCGAAGTAAAGGCACCCGTTGGCGGATTGATCATGGTGGCCTCGTCGCGGCGGAACTGCAGCACGTTCTCGACGTAGCTACCGACAGCTTCGGCTAAAGGAATGTCGCGGCCCGAATCTTGAGCGAGCTGGCGGCGGTGGTCGAGCAGCTGGTGGAAGATCTCGGCCGGTTCAAGCTTTCCGCGCAGTCCCTTCGGAATGGCGCGAATCACGGGCTCAAAGACGCGAGCAGCCCACTCATGGGCCAACATCTCTTCGTCCATATCTTGCTTGTCGAAAGCGGCACGGTACGAATCCATGTCGTTGAGCAGGCGGCGGGCCTGATTCTCCTGAGCGTCGAGACCGGTAAGGCGCAGTAGTCGCCGTGAGTGGTGTCCGGCATCCACAACTTTGGGTTGGATGCGCACGCGCGTGCCAGAGTCTTCAGTTTTGATCGCGAGCTCTTCGATATCGAAACCGAGGGCATTGAGACGTTCAACTCGCTGGTTGATACGCCAACGCTCGGAGTGGTCGAAGCGCTCAGAGCCCGTGAGCTCTTGCCAGAGAGTGCGGTACTGCGCGAGGATACCGTTGCTGATTTCAACAGGGTCGATATCTTGCGACAGGCGACCGCCGGCCTGCAGATCAAGTAGCTCGCCGGCAATGTTGACGCGACCGATCTCAAGGTCGTTTTCGCGCTGACCGTTTGACAGCCGGTCATACAGTTGGCCCGTCTCGGCATCCACTAAGTAGGCGGCGAAAGCGCCGGCGTCTCGACGGAACAGGGTATTCGAGAGTGATACATCGCCCCAGAAGAAACCAACAATGTGGAGGCGAACCAGCAGCACTGCGAGAGCGTCTACGAGGCGGCGAGCAGTTTCGGGGCGCAAGCTTTGGGAGTACACGGCGCGATAGGGAAGGGAGAACCGCAAGTGCCGGGTAACGAGCACTGACTTGAGTTCTTCGCCATCGGCCGCCGTGCGGTTCGTGATGATCGCGAGAGGATCCACGCACGGGACATCAAGCTTTTGCAGAGTGCGCAGCATTTCGTACTCGCGCTTCGCGAGTTCACTTGAGGTCTCTTTGATGGCCACAATGTAGCCGCTGAGATTCGCGAAGCGAACCAGGTGACGCGAAATTCCCTTAGGGAGGGTCGCGATCGCATCATCGGGCCAGAGCTCGAGCGGCAATTCCCACGGAAGATCCAAGAGCGCGGGATCGACTATGGCCGCGGTGATGTTGACTGAACCAGACATTCACGTTTCCTTAAGCTGAAACGAGCCCGCCAACGCATCCGAACATTGTTCGACGTTGACGGGCTCGATTGTAAAGCGGGAACTAGCTCGCGACGACAGGCTTCTTGGTCAGGCGGAGGCCAGTCTCGGTGTCGAAGACGTGAACGTGGTGAGGCTCAGGGGTCAGGAAGACCTCATCGCCGGCGTTCGGGTGTGAGCGGCCATCGACGCGAACGACGATATCAACACGCTCGCCCTTGATTTGAGCGTGACCAAAGAGGTAGCCGTCAGCGCCGAGCTCTTCGACGAGGTCGACTTCAACCCGAAGTCCGTCACCAGAGGTCGAGATGATCACGTCCTCGGGGCGAATACCGATAGTGACGGTCTTCGCGTCAGTCTCGCCAAGGGTCTCGCTGTCAACGTGCACAACAGTGTCGCCGAACTGAAGGCCACCGTCGACGATGTCGACACTGAACAGGTTCATGGCTGGGCTGCCAATGAAGCCAGCAACGAAAATGTTCTGCGGTGCTTCGTACAGGTCGCGAGGAGTACCAACCTGCTGGAGGAGGCCATCCTTGAGAACTGCAATGCGGTCACCCATGGTGAGCGCTTCGGTCTGATCGTGAGTCACATAAACCGTGGTGACTCCGAGGCGACGCTGAAGGCTCGCGATCTGCGTACGCGTCTGAACGCGCAGCTTGGCATCAAGGTTCGACAGCGGCTCGTCCATGAGGAACACCTGAGGCTGGCGAACGATAGCGCGACCCATGGCAACACGCTGACGCTGACCACCCGAGAGGGCCTTGGGCTTGCGGCTGAGGTAAGGCTCGAGGTCGAGAAGCTTCGCTGCTTCAAGTACGCGAGCTGCGCGCTCTTCCTTGTTGATACCGGCGATCTTGAGCGCGAAGCCCATGTTTTCTGCAACCGTCATGTGGGGGTAGAGAGCGTAGTTCTGGAAGACCATGGCGATGTCGCGGTCCTTCGGCGGAACGTCAGTGACGTCGCGGTCGCCGATAAGGATGCTGCCATCGTTGACCTCTTCGAGGCCAGCAAGCATGCGAAGGCTAGTTGACTTGCCGCAACCCGAGGGGCCGACCAGTACGAGGAATTCGCCGTCTTCTACGTGAAGATTCAGCTTGTCTACAGCGGGGATCGTTGATCCCGGGTAGAGACGTGTTGCATTGTCAAAAGTTACAGACGCCATTGTTCTATTATTCTCCTTCACCGGCAGGTACGTGCCGGACGATCCGAGTGATGGACAGCGGTCGAAACCGCGTTGGGTCATTATTGCACTCTTTTGGGGGTCAGCTAACCGGCTGCTATCGCAGCCGGAACCGCTCGTCTCAGGATTCAGTTGGGCAATTCCCAGAGATTGCTCCTAGAATTCGACAAGTGCGCCGTCTTTTCTGGTGCCCGACACAGCGATAAATACGGCAGATGAGGTTCGATTGAGCAACGGCAATTCCGGCGACAGCCGACTCAGCAAGAATGAGCGACGAGAAGCGGCTCGTGAGAAAGCCCGCATCCAGCGTGACGAACAAAAGAAGAAAGATCGCCGCACCAAGCTGTACCTTCAGGGTGGAGTCGGACTCGCCCTCGTTGCGATTGTTGCCGTCATTGCCCTCGTGCTCGTCAACTCGAACCAGCCTGCAGGCCCAGGCCCCGAGAACTTTGCCAGCGATGGCGTCCAGTTGAGTCAGGGCTTCATCGCGACGCCTACCGCGGCACTCGCGGCAGATGCTGAGCCCATCGCGAACGATCGTGACGAAGAGTCCGGAGTTCTCGACATTCAGATGTATGTCGACTACCTCTGCCCCATCTGTGGAGACTTTGAAGCGGCGAACGGCGAGTACATCGAGAGCCTCGTAGACAATGGCGCGGCAACCCTCGAAGTCCACCCCATCACCATTCTTGACCGCTTCTCGCTCGGTGAGCGCTACTCCTCGCGGGCAGTAAATGCTGTCGCGTGTGTTGCAGACTCCTCGCCCAACGAGTTCTACGCGTTCCACAAGCTGTTGCTGTCAGAAGACATCCAGCCGGCGGAAAATACCACAGGCTTGAGTGATGATGACTTCGTCACGCTGCTCGGCACCGCTGGTGTTGACGATGTCGCTGCCGTCACAGAATGCATCAATGACGAGACGTTCAAGTCGTGGGTCGCAAACTCAACGGCCCGTGCACTTGCGGGCCCCATCCCCAACTCTGATGTAGCTCAAGTGACCGGAACCCCCACGGTTCTCGTCAACGGAATTAAGTACGAGGGTGCAGTAAACGACCTCGTCAGTTTCCAAGCGTTCGTCGCTCAGGCTGCCAACGACGACTTCATCGAAAGCTCCACTCCAACGCCCGAGCCCACCCCCACCCCGTAGGTAACTCTCGCGCACGAAACGGGCCCCCGATCCAGCTGGATCGGGGGCCCGTTTCGTTGTGCAGAGGAGTGCTGACGAGCCGAAGGTGGACGACTACGTTTCAACGCCAGCGTGTACCTCATCGATCGTGTTCTTACGCCTCCTGTTGCATAATTTCGTAGCAAGATTCACGGGGATCCGCGCCTAGCGCAGGTCCCCATTTTTTGTGTTCGGATGCCCGGAAACCCGGGGGCTATTGTGCATTCGTGTGGGGTTTCCGCAGGCCGCGAGATAGCCCTCAGCGATGCGCTTTCGTTACCTCGCGGCTTGACTTTCCTCCTCTGGCAGAGTTATTTTCTCTAAGTGAGCAATGAAGCCGGAAGTAGATTCGACGAGGCAACGTCTGTACGTGCCCAAGTCCTGACGATGCTGCGCGACAACGGGCCATTGCCGCGAATCGAACTCGCTCGTCGAGCTCACCTCAGCCCGACAACCATCACGCGTGCCGTCAGCCAACTAGTCGACGAAGGCGTGATTGTCGAAGGCAACTCCATCTCGCCGACTAAGCTCGGTCGCCCGGCCACCGAGATATCCATCGTTCGCGATGCATTCGTCGTCGTCGGCGTTCAAGTCGGAGTCGGCTTCGTTCAACTCGGTCTCATTGACCTCCTGGGCGGCACCATGGCATCCAGCTCGCTCAACTACGAGATCGAGACTCCAGCCGCCGACGTAATGGTCGAAGCTGCCGCTGCGATCAACCAACTTATTGCGTCATCGGAATATGACCCGTCGATGGTCATCGGAGTCGGCGTCGCAGTGCCTGGCCCCGTCGACATCGCCGGCCGGAGCATCCTGCTCCCCATCAACCTCGACTGGCGTGACGTTCCCGTCGCCGACATTCTGGAGCCCCTGACGGGACTTCCCGTCACCGTTGAGCACAACGTACGATCGATGGCGCTCGCCGAAGCCCGCTTTGGGGTCGCCAAAGACCTCGGCAGCGTTGCGTTAATCTACCTGCGAACTGGCCTCGGAGCCGGCCTCGTCGTTGAAGGGCAACCCTTCGCTGGCGGAGTTCGCGGCGCCATCGAGCTGGGCCACCTGCACGTGATCGACAACGGGATTGCCTGCGTCTGTGGGGGAAACGGATGCCTCGAAACTATCGTGAGCGAAGGTGCCCTACAGCGCCAGCTCATCGCAGCCGGAATCTCAGCAAACGGCGGGGGAGCCCTCACCGCGCTTTACGCCGCCGCCGACACGAACGACATCGCCCGAGCATCCATCGACACGATCATCACGCAACTGGCCACAGCGATGTCGGCCATCGTGAACCTGCTCAACCCCGACGTGATCTTGCTCGGAGGTGCGCTCGCCGAGGTGCCGCAGGCATTCTTCGAGCGCCTTACCGAGCAGACCCGCCAACAGGTCTTTCCGCTCATCCGCCCCCTCGTTCGTATCGAGCCATCATCGCTCGGCATGTACGCGGGAGTGCTTGGTGGCGGAACCGCTGCGTTGGAACGCTACTTCTACATCTAACCCATAACTTCCCTACCAACTGAAGAGGACCGGACAATGACGTCGAACAGGATCGCGACATGAGTGCACACAAGGCCGAGCCAGAGGCCCTAACAATGACAACACCCACAGTCGTTGCAGAGGACACCGAAAAGGGCGAGCGTTCTCTCAAAGGACTGTACGTTCTCACGTTCTTCGTAGGGATCGGGATCTGGACGTTGAGCGCGGTACTTTCGCGCAATGACCTCATCCCGACCCCGGTTGACGTGGTTGCCAGCTTCGCTGAACTCATCGGCAACGGAACCCTCTGGGGCCACACCATAACGAGTCTCAGTCGCGTCACCACCGGCTTTCTTCTTGGCGTTGCGCTAGCAATTCCGGCCGGATTCCTGATGGGCTGGTACTGGCTTGCTCGCGGAATGCTCGAACCGTGGATTCAGTTCTTCCGCACCATCCCGCCGCTCGCGCTCATCCCGCTCGTCATCGTGATCCTCGGAATTGGCGAGCCTGCCAAGGTCTTCGTCATCTTCCTCGCCGCCTTCCTCTCGTGCGTGCTCGCAACCTTCCAGGGCGTGAGAAACGTGGATGTCACGCTCATCAACGCCGCGCGAGTGCTGGGTGCCAAAGACTTCACGATCTTCACCCGCGTGGTGATTCCGGCATCCACCCCGTTCATTTTCGTCGGAATGCGCGTTGCACTCGGTGCCTCCTGGGCGACGCTCGTCGCGTCGGAATTGATTGCAGCGCCCACTGGCCTCGGCCGGATGATGCAACAGGCTGCGCAATTCCTTCAAACCGATCGCATCGTCGTCGGAATCATCATGATCGGTGCCCTCGGCTTCATCATGGACCGTTTACTTCTCCTCGCCGAACGGCGACTTACCCGCTGGCAGGAGACTCGCTGATGCCTCTCATCTCGATCAAAGACGTCACCAAGATTTACAACACCGAGCGAGGCCGCACTGTCAGCCTCGACAACGTCAGCCTTGACGTCGAACAGGGCGAATTCATCACCCTCGTTGGGCCAAGTGGCTGCGGCAAGTCCACGATGCTCAACCTCGTCGGCGGACTGCTCATGCCCACCTCGGGCCAAGTGCTCGTCAACGACGAACCCGTCAAAGGCCCCGGCCCCGACCGCGGAGTGATCTTTCAGCAGTACGCCTTGTTTCCGTGGCTCACCGCTCAAGAGAACGTTGAGTTTGGGCTTCGCCTCCAGAAGGTTCCCAAGAAGGAGCGGGCCGAGCGAGCCATGCACTACTTGAGCCTCGTCGGCCTTCAGGACTTCGCCAACGCGTTGCCCAAGGAACTCTCGGGCGGAATGAAGCAACGTGCGGCTATCGCGCGGGCCTATGCCGTGCATCCATCGGTGCTGCTCATGGACGAGCCATTCGGTGCGCTTGACGCCCTCACCCGGGTGCAGATGCAGGATGACCTGCTCGAGACCTGGCAGAAAGAGAAGCGCACCGTCGTGTTCATCACGCACGACGTTGACGAAGCCGTGTACCTCGCTAGCCGCGTGGTTGTCATGAGCCCCCGCCCCGGTCGCATCAGCGAAATTATCGACGTTCCCCTCGCGTATCCCCGCGGGGAGGAGATTCGGCTCTCTCCCGAGTTTGCCGAAATTCGCGCCAGAGTCTGGCGCGGAGTGCACCACCACGAATGACCCAACCACTCATTACCAATCACTCATCACCAATCACCAATCACCAATCACAGGCAAGGACGCCCCATGAAGAAGAAAATGCTCGGTGCGGCAGCAGTCGCCGCAACATTTGCTCTCGCGTTGACCGGTTGCGCAACGGACTCCGGCAGCACGGAAGCCGGCGATGACGCAGTCTCCATCAACGTCGGTTACATCGACACCAGCATCAACGGCGTTGGCATCATCGCCGTTGCAGACGACCAAGATCTCTGGACCAAGGCTGGTCTCGACGTCAACCTCATTCCCTTCACCAACGGCCCGACCCAGATTCAGGCTATGGCCAGCGGATCGCTCGACGTCGGCTACATCGGTGGCGGCGCCATGTGGATGCCCGCCTCAGGTCAAGGCACCGTAATCACCCCGAACGAGAGCACCTTTGGCGACTACCTCATCGCTTCTCCCGCATCGGGAGCGACTTCGATGAAGGACCTCAAGGGCTTGAAAGTGGGAGTTCCTGACGGTGGCTCCGGAGAAATGATTCTCGCGCTTGCGCTCGAAGAAGCCGGACTGACCGAAGCTGACATTGAGCGCATCCCGCTGGACCCGCCGAGCGTTGTTTCGGCATTCGTTGCCGGCCAGATCGACGTAGCCGCAATTTTCTCGCCGCTAAGCGATCAAATCTTCGAGTCGGTTCCCGACGCGAAAATCATCGCTAACAACGTTGACTTCCCCGAAACTGAATTCTTGGGTGCCTGGGTTGCGTCGAACGATGCAATTGCGGACAAGAGCGAAGCTCTCACGCGTTTCCTCGAGGTCTTCATCCAGGCCAACGACTACCGCATCTCTGACACCGAAGACACTGTTGCTTTGTCAGCTGCGCTCTCGGGTGCCCCCGCTGACCAGCTCCAGAGCCAGGCAGATGGCCTCGAATGGTGGACGTCTGACCAGATTCTGGCCGACAACGCCGACGGATCAACGTTTGAGCGTTTCGGTGCCTTCACGCAGCTCTTCGTCGAGGTCGGTCGCCTGACCACCGATGAAGCTGCAGCCCCAGAGGACTTCATCAACGTCGACCTCTTCGCCACAGCAAAAGACAACCTCAAGTGACCGGTCGGCTAGGGACCGGTGCTCCGGTCCGAATAGGGATCGTGGGCGCCGGCTTCGTAGCCGACTTCTACCTTCGAGCATTCGGCAGCATCCGCGGGCATGACGTAACGGTTGTTGCGGCACGCTCGGCGGAGTCGGGGGCAGCATTCGCGGAACGCTTCGGCATTCCGGTTGTCGTCTCCACTGTCGCTGAACTCGTGGAGCGCGACGATGTCGATATCGTCATCGTCGCGCTCCCTCAAGACCAACACGTTGCAGTCGTTGCCGCTGCGGCGGCAGCGGGCAAGGGCATCATTTGCACCAAGCCGCTTGGCCGTAACTCTGCCGAAGCCGCGGAGTGCTTGCGACTCGTTCGTGAGGCAGGCGTCTGGCACGCTTATGCCGAAACGGAAGTGTTTGCTCCGGGCCTCGTGAAAGCGAAAGAACTCGTGGATGCCGGCGCCGTTGGCCGAGTGACTTCGGTTCGAGCGCGGGAATCCCACGGGCATCCGCACAAGCACGCTCGCGACGCATCGCGTTCTGGCGGCGGACCACTGCGCGCTCTCGGCTGCCACTGTGTCGCCATCGGGCGCTGGTTCATCGGCTACGACACCGCTC
Coding sequences:
- the cysS gene encoding cysteine--tRNA ligase — protein: MTIRLYDTRSASLVDLEPREPGKVGIYVCGPTVQSAPHIGHLRSALVYDIWRRWLMYRGLDVTLVRNVTDIDDKILSKAVDAAAGGSTEEWWALAYRTELEFTAGYNELGILPPTYEPRATANISEMRDLIAKLIERGHAYAAADDSGDVYFDTQSWPTYGELTRQSPDDMVAATDADPRSKRNAPDFALWKGSKPAEPESASWSSPWGDGRPGWHIECSAMSRRYLGGAFDIHGGGLDLRFPHHENELAQSTAAGDDFARHWVHNGMVNVNGQKMSKSLGNSVFARDLLDAARPIVVRYLLGAAHYRSTIDYTDGSLDEAEAAFERLEVFIERATRRLRDTRFDVANLNEVPDDFAEAMDDDLAVPQALAVVHDTIRSGNAALDDGDLAAVATARSQVVAMAQVLGINPLDPRWGSDRSEPAVAALSALVEKLIEDRNTARSAKDFAVADRIRDELSAAGITVEDDSTGSHWSLP
- the rlmB gene encoding 23S rRNA (guanosine(2251)-2'-O)-methyltransferase RlmB, translated to MKNPANTPRAGAVRKGRKGPQVGSGGQGRQALEGRKPTPKAEDRPYHPAGKRKAAAERYEAAGGTRRNSGKPSEGGQRPSQPSRSRVAKSADESEMVTGRNSVLEALRAKIPAHTLYMAARIEYDDRVKEILKLATARNLAVLEVMRPELDRLAGFDSVHQGFALKVPPYEYAHPMELLDKVEARGQVPLLVALDGITDPRNLGAIVRSVAAFGGQGVIVPQRRSVGMTASAWKTSAGAAARTPVAMANNLTQMIKEYKKRGVFVLGLDGDGDVSLPSLPLAKEPVLIVVGSEGKGLSRLVTENCDAIVSIPISAATESLNAGIAASVTLYEISKLRQAARKKKK
- a CDS encoding PLP-dependent aspartate aminotransferase family protein, translating into MLPHDIHLETLAVHAGMEGVQESGQHVPSIDLSTTNPLPNVEEGGDSYENLAGGNPIIDGHSAVYQRLWQPGVARFEDSLAALEGAEAAVAYASGMAALAAVLISIASAGRPHVVGVRPLYGGSDHVLDNGLLGTTVTWADADSVAEAIQADTGLVVIESPANPTLELVDIKKIIAAAGNVPVLVDNTFATPVLQRPIELGAAMVLHSATKYLGGHGDVMGGVIATSEAHAKSLRNVRALTGGVLHPFAAYLLHRGLRTLPLRVRAQQETAGELARRLDGHPALARVLYPGLPGQDPAGLIGTQSAGAGSLIALDLAGGYDAAAKFTESVKLITHAVSLGGIDTLVQHPASLTHRPVASEAKPGAGIVRISIGLEHVEDLMNDITAALDAVSGT
- a CDS encoding Lrp/AsnC family transcriptional regulator, coding for MTAPRTLPIDSIDRAILASLATNARMSGSALASAAGVAESTVSQRLRRLHDEGYVRGFHADIDVAKLGMSVQALISIKLVKHVREDVDAFRSAAPHWPGVLAFFHTGGADDYLLHVAAHSAAELRDFMLTYLASHPAVSHTETNLVFEHVTGRGLEQLLS
- a CDS encoding DUF4032 domain-containing protein, with the translated sequence MSGSVNITAAIVDPALLDLPWELPLELWPDDAIATLPKGISRHLVRFANLSGYIVAIKETSSELAKREYEMLRTLQKLDVPCVDPLAIITNRTAADGEELKSVLVTRHLRFSLPYRAVYSQSLRPETARRLVDALAVLLVRLHIVGFFWGDVSLSNTLFRRDAGAFAAYLVDAETGQLYDRLSNGQRENDLEIGRVNIAGELLDLQAGGRLSQDIDPVEISNGILAQYRTLWQELTGSERFDHSERWRINQRVERLNALGFDIEELAIKTEDSGTRVRIQPKVVDAGHHSRRLLRLTGLDAQENQARRLLNDMDSYRAAFDKQDMDEEMLAHEWAARVFEPVIRAIPKGLRGKLEPAEIFHQLLDHRRQLAQDSGRDIPLAEAVGSYVENVLQFRRDEATMINPPTGAFTSPITIPGSELDDNEDDDSADGNDWRLTV
- a CDS encoding ABC transporter ATP-binding protein; this translates as MASVTFDNATRLYPGSTIPAVDKLNLHVEDGEFLVLVGPSGCGKSTSLRMLAGLEEVNDGSILIGDRDVTDVPPKDRDIAMVFQNYALYPHMTVAENMGFALKIAGINKEERAARVLEAAKLLDLEPYLSRKPKALSGGQRQRVAMGRAIVRQPQVFLMDEPLSNLDAKLRVQTRTQIASLQRRLGVTTVYVTHDQTEALTMGDRIAVLKDGLLQQVGTPRDLYEAPQNIFVAGFIGSPAMNLFSVDIVDGGLQFGDTVVHVDSETLGETDAKTVTIGIRPEDVIISTSGDGLRVEVDLVEELGADGYLFGHAQIKGERVDIVVRVDGRSHPNAGDEVFLTPEPHHVHVFDTETGLRLTKKPVVAS
- a CDS encoding thioredoxin domain-containing protein, which encodes MPDTAINTADEVRLSNGNSGDSRLSKNERREAAREKARIQRDEQKKKDRRTKLYLQGGVGLALVAIVAVIALVLVNSNQPAGPGPENFASDGVQLSQGFIATPTAALAADAEPIANDRDEESGVLDIQMYVDYLCPICGDFEAANGEYIESLVDNGAATLEVHPITILDRFSLGERYSSRAVNAVACVADSSPNEFYAFHKLLLSEDIQPAENTTGLSDDDFVTLLGTAGVDDVAAVTECINDETFKSWVANSTARALAGPIPNSDVAQVTGTPTVLVNGIKYEGAVNDLVSFQAFVAQAANDDFIESSTPTPEPTPTP